From the Lolium rigidum isolate FL_2022 chromosome 2, APGP_CSIRO_Lrig_0.1, whole genome shotgun sequence genome, one window contains:
- the LOC124691049 gene encoding putative F-box protein PP2-B12, whose amino-acid sequence MAAEACEIARLPEELLSAALARTSPRDACRATAASPAFRAAADSDAVWARFLPRDLPPLADGELLLLTPPRKKDLFLRLSNHGSPLLLLPDKLASMWLDRETGAKCYMLSARSLTFVWGDTPQYWTWIPLADSSRFSEGAQLLRVCWLDISGRIPFKMLSRDTVYAAYLVFKANENSFGLDYPVQDASVSVGVTSSTRMVCLQSNDEEDEDGDDEAGAVPGHYWPVRPYPPRRTRRRNRRSVPHAEDVGRPQERADGWMELELGEFFIDGGGDDDGEVSFSLVETNGGSWKSGLIVQGIEVRRKNSG is encoded by the exons ATGGCGGCAGAGGCCTGCGAGATCGCGCGCCTGCCGGAGGAGCTCCTCTCGGCGGCGCTGGCCCGCACCTCCCCGCGCGACGCCTGCCGCGCCACCGCGGCCTCCCCGGCCTTCCGCGCCGCGGCCGACTCGGACGCCGTCTGGGCCCGCTTCCTGCCCCGCGACCTCCCGCCGCTCGCCGAcggggagctgctgctgctgacgCCGCCGCGCAAGAAGGACCTCTTCCTCCGCCTCTCCAACCATGGCAGCCCCCTCCTCCTGCTCCCGGACAAGCTCGCG AGCATGTGGCTGGACAGGGAGACCGGCGCCAAGTGCTACATGCTGTCCGCGAGGAGCCTCACCTTCGTCTGGGGCGACACGCCGCAGTACTGGACCTGGATCCCGCTCGCCGACTCCTCTAG GTTCTCCGAAGGAGCTCAGCTCTTGCGCGTTTGCTGGCTCGACATCAGTGGGAGGATACCCTTCAAGATGCTGTCGCGAGACACTGTCTACGCCGCTTACCTAGTGTTCAAGGCGAACGAAAACTCCTTCGGGCTGGATTACCCTGTCCAGGACGCATCCGTCAGCGTCGGGGTAACCAGCTCGACCCGCATGGTTTGCCTCCAAAGcaacgatgaggaggatgaggatgggGATGATGAGGCTGGTGCGGTTCCTGGGCACTATTGGCCAGTGAGGCCATATCCACCAAGAAGAACCAGGAGAAGGAACCGCCGTTCAGTTCCTCATGCCGAGGACGTAGGGCGCCCTCAGGAAAGAGCCGACGGCTGGATGGAGCTGGAGCTGGGCGAGTTCTTCATCGATGGgggtggtgacgatgatggtGAGGTGTCCTTTAGCCTGGTGGAGACAAATGGAGGGAGCTGGAAGAGTGGTCTCATCGTGCAGGGCATCGAGGTCAGACGCAAGAATTCAGGCTGA